tacatacatatacatatgcaaaaatacatacatatgcatacatacatatacatacatatgcatacatacatatacatacatatgcatacatacatatacatatgcatacatacatacatatgcatacatacatatacataagcatacatacatatacataagcatacatacatatacataagcatacatacatatacatatgcatacatacatatacatatgcatacatacatatacatatgcatacatacatatacatatgcatacatacatatacatatgcatacatacatatacatatgcatacatacatatacatatgcatacatacatatacatatgcatacatacatatacatatgcatacatacatatacatatgcatacatacatatacatatacatacatacatatacatatgcatacatacatatacatatacatacatacatatacatatgcatacatacatatacatatgcatacatacatatacatatgcatacatacatatacatatgcatacatacatatacatatacatacatacatatacatacatatacatatgcatacatacatatacatatgcatacatacatatacagtggggcaaataagtattcagtcaaccaccaattgtgcaagttctcctaattgaaaagattagacaggcctgtaattgtcaacattcgtaaacctcaaccatgagagacaatgtgggggaaaaacagaaaatcaaatttttaaagaaattattttccaaattaagagtggaaaataaatatttggtcacctacaaacaagcaagatttttggctgtcaaagaggtctagcTTCTTTTAacaaggtctaacgaggtctccactcgttacctgtattaataacatctgttttaactcattatcagtataaaagacacctgtccacaacctcagtctcgcgctagagagcatttggatgatcaggaagaggactgggagaaggtgttatggtcagatgaaaccaaaatagaactttttggtagaaacaaaggttctcgtgtttggaggagaaagaatactgaattgcatccaaagaacacTGTGATGCATGGGAGTGGAAACAtgatgctttggggctgtttttctgcaaagggaccaggacgactgatctgtgtaaaggaaagaatgagggccatgtatcgagatattttgagtgaaaatctccttccctCAGCAAGGACAGTGAAGATAAGACGTGGGAtgtgtctttcagcatgacaatgatcccaaacacacagccagggcaaccaaggagtggcttcgtaagaagcatttcaaggtcctggagtggcctagccagtctccaaatctcaaccccatagaaaatctgtggagggagttgaaagtccgtgttgcccaacgacagccccaaaacatcactgctctagaggagatctgcatggaggaatgggccaaaataccagcaacagtgtgaaaAGCTAGTGAggagttacagaaaacatttggcctTCGTTATTGCCAAAAAAGGGtgcataaagtattgagatgaacctTTGGTAtagaccaaatacttattttccaccatgatttgcaaatacattctttaaaatcAAACAACGTGATTTTCAGTTCTTTCCCACATTTTGTCTCTCATGgctgaggtttacccatgttgacaattacaggcctctctaatcttttcaagtaggataacttgcacaattggtggttgactaaatacttatttgccccactgtatatatatatgtatatatatatatatatatatatatttatatgtatatatatatatatatatatatatatatatatatatatatatatatatatatatatatatatatatatatatatatatatatatatatgtatatatgtacatatatatgtatatatatgtatatatatatatcagtggcggtcggtgcattttctcgtagcgccttcaacgtatcaatccaaccctcaaaaactattttatggctataagacctctactgcagctagagctgcgacacataaaaaataatcaataaataaatgcagaaaaatggggtaaaatccacttcctagcagcatttcatgattaaatacaaatactggagcttttcacacattaaaaccaggccgggggggcgattttcccgggaaaagacagcgatgaacgtcaatggcgtacgggcaaacattgcccgaaaatggggtaaaatccagccgaaaacagcatttattgattaaatacaaatactggagctttttagacatcagaatcgggcccggagtatcatttccccggtaaaaagacagcgatgaacgtcgttacgtccatacgtgaaatgacaaaaaaatgcactaaaattaggtataatccacttcctagcagcatttattgactaaatacaaatactggagcttttgagacattacaaccaggccaggggggtgatttcctcgggaaaagacagcgatggacgtcaatggcgaaattggaataattaaactgggataaaatccacatcctagcagcatttagtgattaaatacaaacactggagcttaaatacaaacactggagctttacagatatcagaaccgggtccacaattgaaatattatttaggaatatagccatattttactcaccaaaaatcctttttaactgtacacaatatctatcctcctttcgttcttccttctttcctatcgccatcgaacctaatgatgaaagtcgagcctgtcctgtcatatttctggcatagtctgttttgaaaatggctttaaatcaacacaacgatatactatttgcttgtggagctaaatTAGCGCACTGAAGGTGCCGCACACacaattttcccggctgtaacaggcttgctagcttcggagttgaccaccctttcttaatgatgtccattttttttctggaaaagtcagtctggaaaatagctttgtgagcgaatctgcaacagaatccatttgtttttgcttctgtcggccattgtgggtggagtttgcgatctcttggcccgcctactagccaatcatagttggtgaaagcaatgacatatcccagccagcaaaatgccaacgccaatgaaaaatcattgtggggttgccaattcgaaatctgattggttaaaagcaacagtcttgtttaatgcagaagaccccgcagaactgattttgaaggctttgaggcagatctgatctggcaacgaataatggctgaaatgtgattggttaaatgcttcaatatgaaaacacatctggaagcagtgcaaccagtggggaaagcaatgaaaggaagctaacagactatttggaataataagtattgatggacaaaatataatatgattcagatatttcttaggccagcagagaaggccttgaaggccctgacggcccgccactgatatatatatatgtgtgtgtatatatatatatatatgtgtatatatgtatatttgtatgtatatatatgtatatgtgtgtacagacgctcccctacttacgaacgcaattggctccgagcgattgttcataagttgaatttgtttgtaagttgattcagtgctatattttgtattataatttatgtttaaggccgatataagtatattgaaggtttatataagtgcatttgtatgtttaaggcttgtataagtaacacgcattggtttgtactgaaaaaaaaacatttaataaaatggagagaatatgtacagtactgtagagagagagagagatttatgtattagaaactggccaaaagaagcgacctagtgacgattgcagttttcttctttttttcatcataaatgatgcagtagcactgtatggcatcattcaattgatttgcaaactttgtgcaacgttcaatatttgggtcctgctgctcgatctttctgttcataaatggtactgaatgtgcaacgctcaccactctcacgcgcatcaagcttcgttattattgccactcgtttcaaatgaaatggcttgcctcttccttgcaactccctcaataaaagcctttagctttttaccaaccatattcaatattggatgcatgagatatttaatgatacaaatgaaaaaggttctttgcacactggagcactgcatccattattgaatatggttggtaaaaagctaaaggcttctattgagggagttgcaaggaagaggcaagccatttcatttgaaacgagtggcaataataacgaagcttgatgtgcgtgagagtggtgagcgtttcacgggcatatatatatatatatatatatatatatatatatatatatatatgcccgtgaaacgctcaccactctcacgcacatcaagcttcgttattattgccactcgtttcaaatgaaatggcttgcctcttccttgcaactccctcaatagaagcctttagctttttaccaaccatattcaataatggatgcatgagatatttaatgatacaaatgaaaaaggttctttgcacactggagatacattcacgcacttccgcattgcaacgaagaagaaggtagatgctgggtgagctgagctctcatagcgccaggcgtcggtattagcgtcagaaagaagtactactctgaaaaaggcgcgaaatacaaaattggatttacgaacatttttcgacttaaacgcaatttgcagacatgttcgtatgtaccgttgttcgtaagttgaatgttcgtaagtaggggagcgtctgtatgtatatatgtatgtatgtatatatatatatgtatgtatgtatatatacatatatatgtatatatacatatatatgtatatatacatatataaatgtatatatgtgtatgtatatatgcattttttcagtgtttttccccctagCCCAGagatgggcaaactacggcccgcgggccatatccggcctgttaggccttttaatccggcccgccgatgttgtccaaattatagtaaaaatctatTACCTCATGAATTTCTCTTTCCCTTTCCCCTGGAATagcctcgtttccccgatagatgcgcactagtctagacctttgttggagtgtaactttcCAGCTGCCATTTCCCCCTTCGGTAAAAATGAGCGTAtctaagaaaagaaaagtggacACTGAGTGCCGAGTGTTTAAAAAAGAGTGgacaacaaaatgtttttactgATGTACGATCAACGGCTGTATGTCTGATTTGCCAAGAAACGGTTGCAGTTTTCAAAGAGTTCAATATCAGCCGTCACTTTGCCACAAAGCATGCCAACTACGCTAGCAAGCAGTCAACTCAATAACGGGCGGCTACCGCTCAGAAGTTAGCAGCTAATTTACAGACTCAGCTGAATTTTTTTCACCGACAAACTGCGTTTCAAGAGTCAAATACCAAGGCAAGTTTTTTACTGGCATTCAAATTAGCTAAGGCTAGCAAGCCTTTATCCGAAGGCGAGTTTTTGAAAGAATGTATGGTAGAGACAGCAGATCTCTTGTGTCCGGAAAGCAAAGTCAAGTTTAAAAAAGTCAGTTTATCACGCAGGACAGTGATTTGCCGTGTGGAACTGATTGACGAAGATTTAGTCAGCGAGTTAAACAAAAAGGCGGAGTCCTTTAATTCATATTCactagcactggatgaaagcaaagACGTTAAAGACAATGCTCAGCTACTAATTTTTATCCGAGGGATAAATGACAGTTTTGAGATAACGGAGGAACTTTTGAGCATGGAATCGCTGAAGGGGAAAACGCAAGGAGAGGACTTATATGAAAAGGTGTCTGCGGTCATCGAGAGAATGAAGCTGCCTTGGAATAAACTTGCCAGTGTCACCACGGATGGATCGCCAAATTTAACTGGGAAAAACGTCAGGCTGCTGAAAAGAATCCAAGATAAAGTGAAATAAGAAAACATCGACcacaatgttatttttcttcactGCATCATTCATCAACAATCTCTGTGTAAGTTTGTATTGCAGCTTAATCATGTTGTGGATCCAGTTGTAAAACTTGTTTACTTCATACGAGCAAGGGGACTTAACCACCGTCAGTTCACTACTTTCCTAGAGGAAACCGATGCGGATCACCAGGACTTACTTTACCACTCTCGTGTCCGCTGGTTAAGTTTGGGGAAAGTGTGCCGAGTGTGGGAGCTCAAAGAGGAGATTCGTTCGTTTTTGGAGTTAATGGGGAAATCCGACAAATTCCCTGAGCTGAGTGATGAAGACTGGCTTTGTGACTTTGCGTTTGCTGTGGACATATTGTCACATGTGAATGAGCTGAACGTTAAGCTGCAGGAGAAAGATCAGCTTGCGCACGACATGTACACAAATGTGAGAGCCTTCAAATCCAAGTTGATTTTATTCTCCAGGcaaatttcaaacaaatctTTCGCTCATTTCCCCAAACTGGCCATGCAGAAGGCCCGAGACGTGAAGAAATACTGCAAATCACTGGACGACATGCACAGAGAATTCTGTCGTTGTTTCACCGATtctgaaaaaaattgagaagtcACTTCAGCTGGTGTCCTGTCCCCTGTCACAAGACCCCGAAACAGCACCACATGAGCTGCAATTGAAGCTGATCGATCTTCAGTCTGACTCCATCTTAAAAGAGAAGTTCAAATCTCTTAAACTGAATGACTTTTACGCTTCACTTAATGAAGCCACGTTTCCAAACCTCCGGAGGACAGCACAGAAGATGCTGGCATTGTTTGGCTCGACTTACGTGTGTGAGCAGACTTTCAGCGTCATGAACTTTAATAAAGCCCATCACAGATCCCGGTTAACTGACCAACACCTCAGATCTATTTTGAGAATTGCCACCACGAAACTAACTCCAAATTTAGATGCACTGGCAAAAAGGGGAgaacaacacagttcccactgaaattCTTTCGTTGTTcgtatgttcttaatgttgaaagtaaatttgaaaatatattttcaccttcaattgtgtctttttttcttacatttcaatccccaggtctgatgaattacattgcgtgtccaaatgctcctggcctggcccctctgtcaaattttagtatccattctggcccgcaagtcaaaaagtttgcccacccctgccctagcctgttagctcccgttggcggagcgattgctaatacaagactatttctcgttggcaagtggtcgtgcgttatcctattgtgaggacatttgtgtgcatcattttcggaatacaacagcaaacagcccatcgatagtggaaagtcagggtggaggcggggcaaacagccaaccggGCCGGGAGaataaaggtataaaaatgtaaaacaaaattagaattaagtttagtgtaaggttagattaaacttattttttgagtgtgtctgcatcgtaatccaagttcatttaaatttgtttgttttattacgattcaccggtgcaaaaagtcttccCCGCTCGCCGCCCcctctgtctaattttagttctattaaacacattttagtaacattaaaccactagttatgtgttactttgtcaatagatggcgattagaagaaataaaacattttttccaatccaatatcctgtttttggtgttttatcagagggttggaacgaattaatttgtttttagttcatttcaatgggaaacgtttgttcgagttacgagaatatcgacatacgagctcagtcccggaacgaattaagcttgtatctcggtgtaccactgtaatattaagatattaatacattacctGTCTGGTCTGCTTAACCACAATATTCGAAGGATCActgtactgttaaatatgcagatgccaccttagtttaaaaaaatcgtgCCTCACATAGCTCCTCCTACACTGtaaaattttgtacaaaaaattccaacgcaTCAagaagggctggctctagaagtgactgtgtagttcccttcaaaaagagtgcattcagtcaaagcaccttctctgtccgtgcctcaCATACATGGAACTCAATGCCAA
The Stigmatopora argus isolate UIUO_Sarg chromosome 7, RoL_Sarg_1.0, whole genome shotgun sequence DNA segment above includes these coding regions:
- the LOC144078061 gene encoding LOW QUALITY PROTEIN: general transcription factor II-I repeat domain-containing protein 2A-like (The sequence of the model RefSeq protein was modified relative to this genomic sequence to represent the inferred CDS: substituted 1 base at 1 genomic stop codon), which translates into the protein MESLKGKTQGEDLYEKVSAVIERMKLPWNKLASVTTDGSPNLTGKNVRLLKRIQDKVKXENIDHNVIFLHCIIHQQSLCKFVLQLNHVVDPVVKLVYFIRARGLNHRQFTTFLEETDADHQDLLYHSRVRWLSLGKVCRVWELKEEIRSFLELMGKSDKFPELSDEDWLCDFAFAVDILSHVNELNVKLQEKDQLAHDMYTNVRAFKSKLILFSRQISNKSFAHFPKLAMQKARDVKKYCKSLDDMHREFCRCFTDSEKN